ATTTCCGGACATGGACGATTTGTAATCTGTTGAAAAAATTAAAGTTTATGCCCGGAAGATAAAGGATGCCCCGATCGCGATGAGCGCGAAGCCGATCGCATGATTCCACGTCAGGTTCTCGCCGAGCCAAAAGATCGAGAAGCCGGCAAAGACCAGCAGCGTGATCACCTCCTGCATCGTCTTCAACTGGGCCGTCGTATAGACCGCCGAGCCGATACGGTTGGCCGGCACCGCCAGGCAATATTCGAAAAAGGCGATTCCCCAGCTGACCAGGATGGCAAGGAAGATGGCACTGCCCTTGTGCTTGAGATGCCCGTACCAGGCAAAGGTCATGAAGATGTTGGACGCAAACAGCATGACGACGGGCCAGAGGGCGGCGGGAGAAAACGACATGGAATAACTCGGGGCTGTGGAGCGGGCATAGGTAATCCGGCCAGATACCGGCAGGCCTTACCTAGCACGCCACCATTCGACGGCAAGCCCCAAGGCTCAGACCAATCGTCTCACGCCGGCGCGACGATGTGGATCGGTGATCGGGGTATTGCACCACGGCTCTGGGGGCCGCGGCATCCCCGACGCCCCTCATGCTGAGGCGCGCAGCCCGAGAGGGCGGAGCCTCGAAGCACACGCCAACATTACTTCTTGCTTTCATTCGGTGCCGGCACGCCCGCCTCGTCCTTCGAGGCCCTGCGGGGCACCTCAGGATGAGGCTCTCTGGGGCGCCCACGCATGCTCGCTATCTCGGCAGCCGTCACAACCGACACCTAACCGCCATCCGGCACCCTGCCCCGACACGCCCACGCCACCGACGCGAAGGACCGCGGCCCGTCGGGCTCGCCGGCCTCATATGCCGCCCTGACCGCGCCATCCACAGCCGTTCGCTTCGCCGGATCCAGCCCAGCGACATACTTGCCGAGCGGCCCCTCACCGGCGGCAATCGGTTCCCAGTAATCGTCGAAGGAGAGGTATTCCATCCGGATCAGCAGCGATGTCTCCTCGACGTCGACAAGGCCCTGGCTGACGAAACTTTCCTTCATTTCTCCCGGTCGCATCATCGGCTGAAAACAATATCGGCGGCGCAGCGGCAACGCCTGCTCATCGAGCATGACAACAGTGTCCCACATCATCCGCATGCCGGACATCCCGCCATAGTGGTCCCAGACGGCGGCGGCGACCATGCCGCCCGGGCGAACGACACGGCGCATTTCGGACACCGCCTTTCCCGCCTCCGGCACGAAATGCAGCACGAGCAGCGACATCGCCCGGTCGAAGCGGTTATCCTCGAACGGCAGCGCGCAGGCATCTGCCTGTCGGATCGCGATCCGCGGATCGGTATTGCGCCGCGTCGCCGCCTCGACGAAAACCGGCGAATAATCGATGGCGGCGATCTCCTTCAAGCCTGGTCTTTCCGCCAGCGTAAAAGCCAGACTGCCGGTGCCGCAGCCGACATCGAGCACTCGATCCCCATCCGCCAATCCGGCGAAATCGATCAGCAGCGGCGCCAGCCTCTTGCTCCAGCGCCCCATCAGCCGCTCATAACCATCCGCACTTTCGACATTGAAACTCGACGGCATCGAAGCCTCCCTCTTCAAGAACGATGGTCTATCGCCGTAGAGCCGAGCGATCCGTCGCCTCGCACAAGGCGCGTCGGGCTCTCCGTCGTCCCCGGTTCAAGCCGGGAACGACGGAGAGTGTATCAGGCGGATGCCTTGCCGAGAACGCTCCAGTCGAAGCCGCGCGCCCAATCGGCATAGCTGTGCCAGCCGACATCGGGGAAATCGCGGCGCAGGGCAGCGATGTCGACATCGTAGCCGGTGCGGTTGAACCATTCGAACATCAGCGCCGCGTCCTCGCTCTGCTGCCGCATCGCGGCGATCGGCAGTTCGCGGTAAGCAATCGGCCGATCGAGCGCCTCGGATAGGATCTTCGCCTGCTGCTCGCCGGACAATTCGTCGCCGGCAATATCGAAACGCTTGCCGAATACCTGTTCGCGCCGCTCGGCCAGTGCTGCGACGAAAGCGCCGATGTCGTCGATGGTGACCTGCTGCAGCAGCCGGGTTGGCGGCAGGGCCGCGGCATAGACGCGTTGGCGCAGCCCGTCGATCGCCCAGGGCGCCACGGTATTTTCCATGAAGGCGACGGGCGCGCTGATCGTATAGGGAATGCCGAGGCCTGCGATATGCTTTTCGACGAGGTACTTGCTGTCGAAATGCGGAATGCCGGTCTTCTTGTCGGCATCGCCAACGGAGGAATAGATCAGGTGCCCGATTCCGGCGGCCTTCGCCGCATTGGCGACGGTGATGCCCTGGCGCGTTTCCGCTTCCGTCCCGGCCTCGTAGCTGTTGCCCATCAGGAACATCGTGTCGACGCCGTTTGCAGCCTTCGCCACGGATGCGCCGTCATTCAGATCGCCGGCGACGACCTCGACCCCTGCCGCAGCCAACTGCTTTGCGCCGTCGCCGTCCGGCTTGCGCGAGATCGCCTTGACGCGGTGTCCCCGCGCGATAAGCGCACGCACGACCGCGCCGCCTTGCTGGCCGGTGGCGCCGGTGACCAGAACGCTTCTAATGTTGCTCATCTGTCTGCTCCTTGTTTGTGACTGACGGAGCAAAGTTAGGGCCTGTCGCATTGAACCATAATGGCTTATAGTTGAGAAACATCGTACCACATCAGGATACAATGCTCGACCTCAACGATATCGTGATCTTCGCCCGCGTCATCGAGGCCGGCAGCTTCACCGCCGCGGCGCGGCTGCTCGGCATGCCGAAGACAACCGTCAGCCGACGCATTGCCGCTCTCGAGCGCGAACTCGGCGTGCGCTTGCTGCAGCGCACGAC
This Rhizobium sp. NZLR1 DNA region includes the following protein-coding sequences:
- a CDS encoding class I SAM-dependent methyltransferase, which produces MPSSFNVESADGYERLMGRWSKRLAPLLIDFAGLADGDRVLDVGCGTGSLAFTLAERPGLKEIAAIDYSPVFVEAATRRNTDPRIAIRQADACALPFEDNRFDRAMSLLVLHFVPEAGKAVSEMRRVVRPGGMVAAAVWDHYGGMSGMRMMWDTVVMLDEQALPLRRRYCFQPMMRPGEMKESFVSQGLVDVEETSLLIRMEYLSFDDYWEPIAAGEGPLGKYVAGLDPAKRTAVDGAVRAAYEAGEPDGPRSFASVAWACRGRVPDGG
- a CDS encoding DMT family protein; this encodes MSFSPAALWPVVMLFASNIFMTFAWYGHLKHKGSAIFLAILVSWGIAFFEYCLAVPANRIGSAVYTTAQLKTMQEVITLLVFAGFSIFWLGENLTWNHAIGFALIAIGASFIFRA
- a CDS encoding NmrA/HSCARG family protein; translated protein: MSNIRSVLVTGATGQQGGAVVRALIARGHRVKAISRKPDGDGAKQLAAAGVEVVAGDLNDGASVAKAANGVDTMFLMGNSYEAGTEAETRQGITVANAAKAAGIGHLIYSSVGDADKKTGIPHFDSKYLVEKHIAGLGIPYTISAPVAFMENTVAPWAIDGLRQRVYAAALPPTRLLQQVTIDDIGAFVAALAERREQVFGKRFDIAGDELSGEQQAKILSEALDRPIAYRELPIAAMRQQSEDAALMFEWFNRTGYDVDIAALRRDFPDVGWHSYADWARGFDWSVLGKASA